The following proteins come from a genomic window of Corallococcus sp. NCRR:
- a CDS encoding TetR/AcrR family transcriptional regulator — MTSPSEQAGESPRERLVAGLAKAIVEMGYARLTIADIVRHARVSKRTFYEHFEDKDACLLALYAAQSARLLAEIQAAIQHAPPGEMRATIGAAVYLSSLQSRPGLVRTLLVEILHVGPKGFELRRQVMRSFAELMRREFDAAGTGETLSPAIAMALVGGINELILEAVEEERVDRLSELAGPVAAFVRGLLEARPSAK; from the coding sequence ATGACGTCCCCCTCCGAGCAAGCAGGTGAGTCCCCCCGGGAGCGGCTCGTCGCGGGCCTGGCGAAGGCCATCGTGGAGATGGGCTACGCCCGGCTGACCATCGCTGACATCGTGCGGCACGCGCGCGTGTCGAAGCGCACGTTCTACGAGCACTTCGAGGACAAGGACGCGTGCCTGCTGGCGCTCTACGCGGCGCAGAGCGCGCGGCTGCTGGCGGAGATCCAGGCGGCCATCCAGCACGCGCCTCCGGGGGAGATGCGGGCCACCATCGGCGCGGCCGTGTACCTCTCCAGCCTCCAGAGCCGGCCGGGGCTCGTGCGGACGCTCCTCGTGGAGATACTGCACGTGGGCCCGAAGGGCTTCGAGCTGCGCCGCCAGGTGATGCGCAGCTTCGCGGAGCTGATGCGGCGGGAGTTCGACGCGGCGGGCACCGGGGAGACGCTGTCCCCGGCGATCGCCATGGCGCTCGTGGGCGGCATCAACGAGCTCATCCTGGAGGCGGTGGAGGAGGAGCGCGTCGACCGGCTCTCGGAGCTTGCCGGTCCGGTCGCGGCGTTCGTGCGAGGCCTGCTGGAGGCACGGCCTTCCGCGAAGTGA
- a CDS encoding flavin-containing monooxygenase: MPLSSAEPSSHVDVLIIGAGLSGIGAAYHLQERCPTLSYAILEGRGAMGGTWDLFRYPGIRSDSDMYTLGYRFRPWLGGKAIADGPSIKAYIEETAAEYGIDQRIRYHHRVTRAEWSSGDARWTVDVEVGPERAPLRMTCGFLYACTGYYDYASGYTPTWPGTERFQGRVVHPQHWPEDLDYGGKRVVVIGSGATAVTLVPAMAGRAAHVTMLQRSPTYIADQPAEDSVARALRYLLPRRAAYAVARWKNVVRGMLLYRLARSRPGLFKWLLRLGVRRALGKTFDVDTHFAPRYNPWDERLCVAPDGDLFRALREGQASVVTDHIETFTEKGLQLRSGAHVDADIIVTATGLNVKILSGLALSVDGAPVQLARTLAYKGMMFSDVPNLVAAFGYTNASWTLKCDLVAEYTCRLLNHMKQHGYTQCVPRVTGPDMTPEPVLDFSSGYVQRALDSLPRQGTRAPWRLFQNYVRDLVMMRFGRVDDEAMEFRGQALLPEAGPRPGAEVARD, translated from the coding sequence ATGCCCCTGTCCTCCGCCGAGCCGTCCTCGCACGTCGATGTGTTGATCATCGGCGCGGGCCTGTCGGGCATCGGCGCCGCGTACCATTTGCAGGAGCGCTGCCCCACCCTGAGCTACGCCATCCTGGAGGGGCGCGGGGCCATGGGCGGCACGTGGGATTTGTTCCGCTACCCGGGCATCCGCTCGGACTCGGACATGTACACGCTGGGCTACCGGTTCCGGCCGTGGCTGGGGGGCAAGGCCATCGCGGATGGGCCCTCCATCAAGGCGTACATCGAGGAGACCGCGGCGGAGTACGGCATCGACCAGCGGATCCGCTACCACCACCGCGTCACCCGCGCCGAGTGGTCCTCCGGGGACGCGCGCTGGACCGTGGACGTGGAGGTGGGCCCGGAGCGCGCGCCCCTGCGCATGACGTGCGGCTTCCTCTACGCCTGCACCGGCTACTACGACTACGCGAGCGGCTACACGCCCACGTGGCCCGGCACGGAGCGCTTCCAGGGCCGCGTCGTGCACCCGCAGCACTGGCCGGAGGATTTGGACTACGGCGGCAAGCGCGTGGTCGTCATCGGCAGTGGCGCGACGGCGGTGACGCTGGTCCCCGCGATGGCCGGGCGCGCCGCGCACGTCACGATGTTGCAGCGCTCGCCCACGTACATCGCGGATCAACCCGCCGAGGACAGCGTCGCCCGCGCGTTGAGGTACCTCCTCCCCCGGCGCGCGGCCTACGCGGTCGCGCGCTGGAAGAACGTCGTGCGCGGCATGCTCCTCTACCGCCTCGCGCGCAGCCGGCCGGGGCTCTTCAAGTGGCTCCTGCGCCTGGGCGTGAGGCGCGCGCTCGGCAAGACGTTCGACGTCGATACGCACTTCGCGCCCCGCTACAACCCGTGGGACGAACGGCTGTGCGTCGCCCCCGACGGCGACCTCTTCCGCGCCCTCCGCGAGGGCCAGGCCTCCGTGGTGACGGACCACATCGAGACCTTCACGGAGAAGGGCCTCCAGCTGCGCTCGGGCGCGCACGTGGACGCGGACATCATCGTCACCGCCACCGGGCTGAACGTGAAGATCCTCAGCGGCCTGGCGCTGTCCGTGGACGGCGCGCCCGTCCAACTGGCGCGGACGCTCGCGTACAAGGGGATGATGTTCAGCGACGTGCCCAACCTCGTCGCGGCCTTCGGCTACACGAACGCGTCGTGGACCCTGAAGTGCGACCTGGTGGCCGAGTACACCTGCCGCCTGCTCAACCACATGAAGCAGCACGGCTACACGCAATGCGTGCCCCGCGTGACGGGCCCGGACATGACGCCGGAGCCGGTGCTCGACTTCAGCTCCGGCTACGTGCAGCGCGCGCTGGACTCCCTGCCCCGCCAGGGCACGCGCGCTCCGTGGCGCCTGTTCCAGAACTACGTGCGCGACCTGGTGATGATGCGCTTTGGCCGCGTGGACGACGAAGCCATGGAGTTCAGGGGACAGGCGCTGCTTCCGGAGGCGGGCCCCCGTCCCGGCGCGGAGGTGGCGCGTGACTGA
- a CDS encoding SDR family NAD(P)-dependent oxidoreductase, producing MTERMRLQGRTAVVTGAASGIGRAIAVSLARKGCHLALADVNEAGLAETAELAKAPDVRISRHRLDVSDKEAVESFPAKVKAEHPGVDLLFNNAGVALGGTFEQVSSDDFEWLFNINFWGVVRLSRAFLPLLRQSDDARLVNLSSVFGLVAPPGQVAYAASKFAVRGFSEGLRHELEGTTVGVTVVHPGGVATSIAASARVPTGATAEEVTRRRKSFQKMLKLPAEAAGDIIVRGVEAREQRILVGKDAVALAMLARLFPVTYWKLLGPRLRS from the coding sequence GTGACTGAGCGCATGCGGCTTCAGGGCAGGACGGCGGTCGTCACGGGCGCGGCGAGCGGCATCGGCCGCGCCATCGCGGTCAGCCTGGCGCGCAAGGGCTGTCACCTCGCGCTGGCGGACGTGAACGAGGCGGGGCTCGCGGAGACGGCGGAGCTCGCGAAGGCGCCGGACGTGCGCATCAGCCGGCACCGGCTGGACGTGTCCGACAAGGAGGCCGTGGAGTCCTTCCCGGCGAAGGTGAAGGCGGAGCATCCCGGGGTCGACCTGCTCTTCAACAACGCGGGCGTCGCGCTCGGAGGCACCTTCGAACAGGTGAGCAGCGACGACTTCGAGTGGCTGTTCAACATCAACTTCTGGGGCGTGGTGCGCCTGAGCCGCGCCTTCCTCCCCCTGCTGCGCCAGAGCGACGACGCGCGGCTGGTGAACCTCTCCAGCGTCTTCGGCCTGGTGGCCCCGCCGGGACAGGTGGCCTACGCGGCCAGCAAGTTCGCCGTGCGAGGCTTCTCCGAAGGGCTGCGGCACGAGCTGGAGGGCACCACCGTGGGAGTCACCGTGGTGCACCCGGGAGGCGTCGCGACGTCCATCGCCGCGAGCGCCCGGGTCCCCACCGGCGCGACGGCCGAGGAGGTCACCCGCCGCCGCAAGTCGTTCCAGAAGATGCTGAAGCTCCCGGCCGAGGCCGCGGGCGACATCATCGTCCGCGGCGTCGAAGCGCGCGAGCAGCGCATCCTCGTGGGCAAGGACGCCGTGGCGCTGGCGATGCTCGCCCGCCTCTTCCCCGTGACGTACTGGAAGCTGCTCGGCCCGCGCCTGCGCTCCTGA
- a CDS encoding DUF6310 domain-containing protein, which produces MLVERCYQALDHDRIEFHDTTGRCAVASAGVGAMEVGLCVLVAPEIVVGAVIVLGFVVVAAAIKEELDAYELRHLYPEEAGTSRGTKVASRDAEAQRKPKPKPEPAGQDWQPPVPTDPLERERRPECKPVPVRHLGGNDPHNECADNIPNNSFPGWDVLVNGKNFDGLVFATRTLWEVKTDNFDTYPPDLRRIVLDDQVPKMQSERELARACGFDFRVAVRSAAHKAALLQRDSTLRVVVMNWC; this is translated from the coding sequence GTGCTGGTCGAGCGATGTTATCAGGCGCTCGACCATGACCGGATCGAGTTCCACGACACCACGGGAAGATGCGCGGTCGCCTCCGCTGGCGTTGGTGCCATGGAAGTCGGACTCTGCGTTCTGGTGGCTCCTGAGATCGTCGTGGGAGCCGTCATCGTCCTTGGTTTCGTGGTGGTCGCCGCCGCCATCAAGGAAGAGCTTGATGCGTATGAGTTACGACACCTCTATCCGGAGGAAGCAGGGACCTCACGAGGAACGAAGGTGGCATCCCGAGATGCTGAAGCGCAGCGCAAGCCCAAGCCGAAGCCCGAGCCAGCGGGGCAGGACTGGCAGCCCCCAGTGCCGACCGATCCACTGGAGCGAGAGCGCCGCCCGGAGTGCAAACCAGTCCCGGTGCGACACCTGGGCGGCAATGACCCACACAACGAATGTGCTGACAACATTCCAAACAACAGCTTCCCTGGCTGGGATGTGCTCGTCAATGGGAAGAACTTTGACGGATTGGTATTCGCTACACGCACGCTGTGGGAGGTCAAGACCGACAATTTTGACACATACCCGCCCGATCTTCGCAGGATTGTGCTCGATGATCAGGTGCCCAAGATGCAGAGCGAGCGCGAACTCGCCAGGGCCTGCGGATTCGACTTCAGGGTCGCAGTGCGTAGTGCCGCGCACAAAGCTGCCTTGCTTCAACGAGACAGCACCCTCAGAGTTGTCGTCATGAACTGGTGTTGA
- a CDS encoding DUF5953 family protein has protein sequence MERTFPGLRLEWTISDAGQLIPLPQRDEWVAKGRRDGPGIPLVCDGGNASSRVTLSGWERPAGSSPGNLRLFEVHADMPWDATGIAAAAAVLEDIGDCARAFWGYVNPEGIAVTVAEQFRHPEDDPHISPKGLPSLKLPWELPAPEIPHYLAWLNYWSAAAARALGFPDPSRDAELLSRARRTATGGWVVQLTEAPLDLDDPAHLNTLKRTYERFPEIGGRAAP, from the coding sequence ATGGAACGCACCTTCCCCGGCTTGCGCTTGGAGTGGACAATCTCCGACGCGGGGCAACTCATCCCATTGCCGCAACGTGATGAGTGGGTGGCCAAAGGAAGAAGAGACGGACCGGGAATTCCGCTCGTCTGCGATGGCGGAAATGCGAGCAGTCGCGTGACGCTCTCCGGATGGGAACGGCCAGCGGGCAGTTCCCCAGGCAACCTCAGACTGTTTGAAGTCCATGCGGATATGCCATGGGACGCAACCGGCATCGCGGCGGCGGCTGCGGTGTTGGAGGACATCGGTGACTGCGCTCGCGCGTTCTGGGGGTATGTCAATCCGGAGGGAATCGCCGTGACAGTGGCGGAGCAGTTTCGCCACCCGGAGGATGATCCGCATATCTCACCGAAAGGGCTGCCCTCGCTCAAGCTCCCGTGGGAACTCCCCGCGCCTGAGATTCCGCATTACCTCGCGTGGCTGAACTACTGGTCGGCCGCTGCTGCACGAGCCCTCGGGTTTCCGGACCCTTCGCGCGACGCCGAGTTGCTGTCGCGGGCTCGGCGCACGGCGACGGGCGGGTGGGTCGTGCAGCTCACGGAGGCGCCCCTCGACTTGGACGATCCTGCCCACCTGAACACGCTCAAGCGGACTTACGAGCGCTTTCCGGAGATCGGCGGACGCGCCGCGCCTTGA
- a CDS encoding DUF2267 domain-containing protein, translated as MASTVPPDTHAVPVKERDESLELQPFLDEIQGDAVMHTQGLEAREAAKAVFCSLARRLSDGEDVKLYRALPGGIGAILGACSVHRGPSRAKRIGRDEFITDVADHLNIKPDQAFRVVTAVFTAVRDRIPEDEVAAVASQLPADLGDLFRRPV; from the coding sequence ATGGCCTCGACTGTTCCTCCCGACACCCACGCCGTGCCCGTCAAGGAGCGCGACGAGTCGCTCGAGCTCCAGCCGTTCCTGGATGAAATCCAGGGGGACGCCGTCATGCACACCCAGGGCCTGGAGGCCCGGGAGGCGGCGAAGGCGGTGTTCTGCTCGCTCGCCCGCAGGCTGTCGGATGGCGAGGACGTGAAGCTCTACCGCGCGCTGCCCGGCGGCATTGGCGCCATCCTGGGGGCCTGCTCGGTGCACCGGGGGCCTTCACGCGCCAAGCGCATTGGCCGCGATGAGTTCATCACCGACGTGGCGGACCACCTGAACATCAAGCCCGACCAGGCCTTCCGCGTCGTCACCGCGGTGTTCACCGCCGTGCGCGACCGCATCCCCGAGGACGAGGTCGCCGCCGTGGCGTCGCAGCTGCCCGCCGACCTGGGCGACCTGTTTCGCAGGCCTGTCTGA